From the Thamnophis elegans isolate rThaEle1 chromosome 11, rThaEle1.pri, whole genome shotgun sequence genome, one window contains:
- the LOC116514968 gene encoding leucine-rich repeat-containing protein 52-like, protein MKLIEEAVSCPTNCTCDNLQVNCTGKLLQNFPTTVPLTTKKLILAQNNLTNLPLLTMSYLNDLVHLDCSHNMITMDLNFSFPGLVKLTYLDLSFNRLSRITSFTFSQLSELLLLNLSGNPLMVKITEKAFEKNSLLRYIDLSGCGLSYLSAETFQKLYRLRILGIKDNPWNCDCKFLTFSSWLTNIKFPDLENATCSEPETMQGLSLIKAKLELRYLCLLHLHLEDFVYICLLTFCIFLGGTLVAWLVGFCTVMYYHPVMRQYDEPLDEEYRMI, encoded by the exons ATGAAATTGATAGAAGAGGCTGTGAGTTGCCCCACAAACTGTACTTGTGATAATTTGCAAGTGAATTGCACAGGAAAACTATTGCAAAACTTTCCAACCACAGTTCCTCTGACTACTAAAAAATTAATTCTGGCACAGAACAACCTCACCAATTTACCACTATTAACCATGAGTTATCTCAATGATCTGGTCCACCTCGATTGCAGCCACAATATGATAACAATGGACTTGAATTTCAGCTTTCCAGGGTTAGTCAAACTGACATATTTGGATCTGAGTTTCAACAGGCTCTCCCGCATAACATCCTTCACTTTTTCACAACTGAGTGAGCTGTTGCTCTTAAATCTCTCTGGCAATCCATTGATGGTGAAGATAacggagaaagcctttgaaaaGAACAGTCTTCTGAGATATATAGATTTGAGTGGTTGTGGCTTGTCTTACCTCAGTGCTGAAACATTCCAAAAACTGTACAGACTTCGTATTTTGGGAATAAAGGATAATCCCTGGAATTGTGACTGCAAATTCCTGACATTCTCCAGCTGGCTAACAAATATTAAATTCCCAG ATTTAGAGAATGCCACTTGCAGTGAACCAGAAACAATGCAGGGTCTTTCTCTCATCAAGGCAAAATTGGAGCTCCGTTACCTGTGCCTTCTGCACTTACACCTAGAAGATTTCGTATACATCTGTCTATTAACCTTCTGTATTTTCTTGGGAGGAACTCTAGTGGCGTGGCTGGTTGGGTTTTGCACAGTGATGTATTATCATCCTGTAATGAGACAATATGATGAACCATTGGATGAAGAATACAGAATGATTTAA